From Candidatus Hoaglandella endobia, a single genomic window includes:
- the gpmA gene encoding 2,3-diphosphoglycerate-dependent phosphoglycerate mutase — translation MSVTKLVLIRHGESQWNSENRFTGWTDVDLSDKGRIEAKQAGHLLKVEGYNFDLAYTSVLKRAIHTLWYVLDELDQAWLPVEKSWRLNERHYGSLQGLNKAETAVKYGDEQVKQWRRSFAVTPPAISRDDERFPGHDVRYAHLTNEELPTTESLALTIDRVMFYWKEKILPRIKCSERIIIAAHGNSIRAILQFLENMDEDEILELNIPTGVPLVYEFNENLKPIKHYYLGNAD, via the coding sequence ATGTCAGTAACTAAACTAGTTTTGATACGTCACGGCGAAAGCCAGTGGAACAGTGAAAACCGTTTTACAGGCTGGACCGATGTTGACCTGTCTGATAAAGGACGCATTGAAGCGAAACAAGCGGGTCACTTACTAAAAGTTGAAGGATATAATTTTGATTTAGCTTATACATCTGTACTAAAACGCGCCATCCATACCCTATGGTATGTACTAGACGAACTGGATCAGGCCTGGCTACCAGTCGAAAAATCCTGGCGTCTGAATGAGCGTCACTACGGTTCGTTACAGGGCCTAAATAAAGCTGAAACTGCAGTAAAATATGGCGACGAGCAAGTGAAACAGTGGCGACGTAGTTTTGCTGTTACGCCGCCGGCTATAAGCCGAGATGACGAGCGTTTTCCTGGCCATGACGTTCGCTATGCTCACCTAACCAACGAAGAACTGCCAACTACTGAAAGCCTAGCATTAACTATTGATCGCGTTATGTTTTACTGGAAGGAGAAGATTCTCCCACGTATTAAGTGTAGTGAGCGCATCATTATAGCAGCACACGGTAATTCCATTCGCGCAATCTTGCAATTTCTAGAAAATATGGATGAAGATGAAATTTTAGAATTAAATATTCCAACAGGCGTCCCGCTCGTCTATGAATTTAACGAAAACTTGAAACCTATCAAGCATTACTATCTTGGTAACGCTGATTAA